The genomic region GTGCAGGTGACCTCCATTTCAGGGAGGTGGTGTTTCTTGAGCCAGTCTTTAACGGGTTGGATACCTTTTTCGTGACTCGCTCGGGCGGTAAATACGCGCACCTCAAAACCCTGGGCGATCCATTCTTTGACGCGGATGACCATTTCGGGAATAGGTTTTCCGATATGGTCAAAACCTTCCCAACCGTCGTAGTAGGCCAGGGTGGCGTCGAGATCGATGCCAATCCAACGCTTGCCCTTGGAGAGGCGCTCATCGTCATTCGACTTCTCGGTCTCCTCCGGGTTAATTGGGGGTTCCTCATTGAGTGGGCCAATAGGTTCCGGCTGGGTGGCGTTCTTCGATTTGAACAGTTTGCTGAGAAAGCTCATGACTGGCTGAATTGTCTGGTGTTGGGCACAAAAAAACGACTGCGGGAGGCGCAGTCGTTTGAAAAGCAGAAAAATGAATGTCTATGCTGCGTGTTCGGCGCGCATGCGGCGATACTCACTGAAGGAAATGAGTCGCTTTCGGTCTTCATCCCAGAGTGAAAGAAAGGCGCATTTTATACTGCTTAAGATGGTGAGGGTTGGTGCTTCCTCGAACATTTTGTGATTATTGTGACACTGCTCCAGTAGGTAGTTAGGGATCTTAGGAGTCAGGTGGTGCACATGGTGGTAACCAATATTTCCAGAGAACCACTGAAGGATCTTTGGCAGCTTATACATGGAAGATCCCTTGATGGCTGCCTCGGTGTAGTTCCAGTCGTCGTTGTGCTCCCAGTAAGCGTCTTCGTATTGATGCTGAACGTAAAAGAGCCATGATCCCACAGCTGCAGCGACCCACATGGGGAGGAAATAGGCGAGGAAGGTGGTAGCGAAGCCAAAGTTGATGAGTAGTGCCGTGACGATGGTTAGGAGGATCAGGTTGTGCACGAATAATTCACGACGTTCCTTGTGCCAGTCTACCGAGTGAGCGTCGGGGAGGCGGTGCAGGATGAGGAATTGGAAGGGCGCTCCGATAACAAAGAGGAACAGCGGGTTACGATAGACCTTATACCAAATGCGGCGGGCTAATGAGTAACTCTCGTATTCCTTGATGGTGGCTGTTTTTATATCGCCAATGCCACGGCTAGATAGGTTGCCGCTCGATGCATGGTGGGCGTTGTGGCTGCGGCGCCAATAGAGGTAGGGGGTAAAGGTGATGAGTCCACACAGAAAGCCGAGCATGTCAGCCGAGCGCTTTTTTTTGAGGAAGGATCCGTGTCCGCAATCATGTTGAATAATGAAAATGCGCACCATGAAGCCGGCAGTGAGCACCGCGAGGAGTGCTGCAAGGAGTGGCGCCTGGGGTGCTAGCCAAAAATTGAATGCAGTGAGGGCGAGATATGGGCCGATCGAATTGACGACCTGAAATCCGCTGCGCAGTGCTGAAGATTTTTGGTATGGGGCAACAATTTTGCGCCATTCATTGCGCTCGGGCAGTCCAGTAGTGTGTGACATGGTTTGTTTGGGTTTTGTCAGGTGAAATACAGAGATTACTTATCGACAAGTTAGTTCGCAAATTGTCGGGAGAAATGAAGCTCTACTTACAGGTGTGATAAACTGCCATCGTCGGTAATGCGGCGATAGTAGCAGCCGCTGCGCGAAGTTCCCGTCTCGTCTTTCGTGTGGCAGGTTCCTTTTCCTTGAGGCCTAACAAGGTAGAGGATGCTGTTCTGTTCACAATTTACACGAATATCTTCAATGTGAAGCGAGTCACCAGAGGTTTTGCCTTTGATCCAGAGCTCATTTCGAGAGCTGCTCCAAAATGTCGCCAGTCCGCTTTCTCTGGTATAATTAAGAGCTGTCTCGTTGGCGTAACCGACCATCAAGACTTCGCCAGTCGACGCGTTTTGAGCCACGGCAGGAATCAGATCTTGGCCGCACTCGGCGACTTTCTTCAACTTGCTAAAGTCAAGCTCAAGGGTCGAGTCCTCTTCGCGTTCGTGTTGGTTCATCGACAGAACAGATAAATGTGGAGGCGCTGAGGTCAATTCTTTGTTAGGTTTGGAGATGTTCAGCGCGGCACTCAGCTACGATACTCCGTGGACTCAATACTTAACAAAGGGTTCCTTTATTCATCCGTCATCGGGACTTTTGGGGCGCCGGCGATTTGATCGTGCTGTTCACTTTCAACGCCGTGAGCCGTTTTGGTATAAACCGTGGGATTAGGATGAAACTGCTGAAAATAAATTTTAGCGTAACTCAAAGGAGTTGAAAGCGTGAGGCAGCATTGAGTCCGGAACGGATGCACTTGGGTAGAGCGATGCCGTCGCGGACATGCCCACAAAAATGAATCCCCGGATGTGATGTTTCTATCGATTGAAAGGTATCCAGAATGGTTCCGAAGTTTCTATCGTATTGAGGTATGGCGCGCGGCCAATCGACACGCCGATTGAACATGGGTGATCCAGAAAGCCCAAGAAACCTCTGCAAGTCACTTATCACCATCGATTCCAACTCAGAATCGGTCAGTTGGGTGAGCTCGGGCTGTCTGCTCCCTCCAACAAATACCGTCAGCGCTACCTGTCCATTTTCCGCACGTCCGGGAAAGAGGGTTGAGTTAAACATGACGCCAAGGATAGACGCGGGTTCCACTTCTGGGACCAACAAGCCGAAACCGTCGAGTGGATGGCTAATTTGATCTCGTGCGAAGCCAAGATTCAGAGCCGTGACGGGGGGGTGACTGATTGTTTTGAGCGGTGTGAGTTCGGTTGCGATTTCCTTTGGCCACGGGAGCGCTGATATGCCACTACTTGGCAGGCAAACTAAGAGGTGCTTGGCTGAGTATTCTCCAGATTGGGTTTTGAGTGACCAAGATCCTGATCTGTGCTCGATTTGAGAGAGATGGGCCCCCAACTCTATTTCGTTGGGGAGTTGACGCTCGATGGCCTTGGGCAGTGTTTCTAAGCCATCGCGAAATGAAATGAGACGTGTTTTGAAAGTATCCTCACTGTCTCGCTTTGCCTTCTGACTTCGCAACATTCCCTTGATGAGCGAGCCATGCCGCTGCTCGAGTTCATAGATCTTTGGAAAACCGTAGCGCGTCGAGATTTCCTCAGGTGAGCCTGCGTAGATTCCTGCGATGAAGGAATTTACCGCGTAATCGACTATTTCTTGCCCAAAACGCCGGCGCACGGTCTCAGCCAGGCTTTCATCGGAGGCATCTCCTCCAGGAATAAATGGTTCTGCGAGGATGCGCCCTTTGGCTTTCCAACTGAATGCAGGCGTTGTTAAGAGACTTTTTGGGCTCATCGGGAGCGCTACAGGAGAACCATCACGAAGGATATAGCGCTTGTTGGCAATTGGGTTGGACTCGATGAGCTGATCCCCAATGCCTAACCCGTTGAAGGTATCCAAGAGGTCCTGCCCGTCGACTTGGATGGTGTTGGGCCCTTTCTCGAAAAGAAAGCCATGCGATCTATAACTTTCGATCGGGCCTCCGATCCGCCTGTTTTTCTCGAACACCCGGACTGCTCTACCCGCTTCTTTGAGCTTCCATGCAGCTGGGAGTCCCGTAATGCCCGCGCCGAGGATGGCGACATCAAGTTGATGCGGGTCAGGCATACTGAAGGAGAGTGTGGGTCATGAGGGGAAATCCACGACGGTATTCACGAGAGCTTCCATATTGGCGATCTTAGCGGTGGGATGAATGCCATGGCCAAGATTGAATATGTATCCAGTGTGGGGAGCCATATTTGTCAAAATTTCGTGCACGGCATTGCGGGTGATCTCCGGGGTGGTATCGAGTACTGAAGGATCTAGATTTCCCTGAAGCACAAGACGGTCTCCGACTGTTGCTTTCAGCTCATGGATCGGCACAGACCAATCCACCGATAGGGCTTGAGCCCCAGTTTGAGCGATTGATTCATGATGATGGGCCATGCCTTTCGCGTAGACGATGATCGGAACGAGTCCTTCAAGGCCCGCGATAATTTCCCGAATCCAGCGTAAGGACATGGCTTCATACCAGTGTCCGGGACAAGCCGCACCCCAGGAATCGAAGATTTGAATGGCATCCACGCCTGCCGCGACCTGCATTTTGAAGTAGTCTACAGTCGCTTCGACGATGGTGTGCATGAGCTGTTCATAGGCGTCACGCTGCGTTACAAAGAAGGCCTTGGCGGCATGCCAGTTATTCGATGAGCCGCCTTCGAGCATATAAGCTGCGAGTGTCCATGGACTGCCCCCAAAGCCCAACAAGGTTTTTTCCTCGCCAATCGAGTTCCTGACACGTTTGAGCGCTTCGGCGACATAGTTCAGCTTTTGGGAGATTTCAGAGGAGTCGAGACTGCGTACATCATCGCTACTTGTAATCTGACGATCGATCGAGATGCCCCCCTGCTCGCGGAACGAATAGGGCACCCCGAGGGCCTCCGGTATCACGAGAATATCACTAAAGATAATGGCTGCATCTAGGGGGAAGCGTCGTAAGGGCTGGATGGTCACTTCCTCTGCCATCTCGGGGCTCTTTACGAGCTCGAGGAACGAATATTTTTCTTTGAGCGCGCGATACTCAGGCAAGTATCGCCCGGCTTGACGCATCACCCAAACCGGTGGGCGGTCGACGGGTTGATGGCTCAGGGCATTAAGAAAGCGTTGTCGGGAATTCACTGGGTGTGTCTAAGGGGTTAGCCAGTCTCGCACGGGAAGGAAATCTGTGTAGAGCGCTGCTTCAGGCGTTCCGATGTCGGGTTCCCACTGGTATTGCCAGCTCACATGCTTCGGCAGTGACATGAGGATGGATTCTGTGCGTCCTCCAGACTGTAAGCCGAAGATCGTGCCTCGATCATAAACTAGATTAAACTCTACGTAGCGTCCTCGGCGGTAGTGTTGAAAGTCCAACTCGCGCTGGCCATAGGGGACATCCTTCCTGCGCTCAATGATGGGAATATAGGCTTTGGCGTAGTGCTCAGCGACGCTTTGAGTAAAAGCAAATGCATGGTCAAAACCGCCTTCGTCGAAGTCGTCATAAAAAAGACCACCAACCCCGCGTGCTTCATTGCGATGTTTAATATGGAAGTAGTCATCACACCATTTTTTGAAGCGCGGATAGAGTGCGTCTCCAAAAGGCAGGCAGGCGGCCTGGGCTTGTTGATGCCAGTGCACTGCGTCTTCCTTAAATCCATAATAAGGCGTGCAATCGAACCCGCCTCCAAACCACCAAACGGGTGCGCCTGTTTGAGAGATTGATTCAAAGTATCGCACGTTCATGTGCGAAGTCGGGATGTAAGGGTTCCGTGGGTGCAAGACCAGCGAGACCCCCATCGCTCGAAAAGCGCTTCCGGCGATTTCAGGACGATTTGCAGTGGCGCTCGGTGGAAGTTTGTCTCCGGCTACATCCGAGAAATTGACCCCACCTTTCTCAAACACGCCTGCATCGGCGATCACACGCGTGCGTCCGCCACCGCCTTGAGGGCGATCCCATGCATCTTCAATAAAAGCGTGCTCACCGCCATCTGCTTCTATGAGTTGCTCACAGAGCCGATCTTGAAATTCGAGTAAGAAGGCGCGCATGGCCTCGGCTTGGGACGATGTTTGCAGCATAATTAGTCAGGTGAAAATACTCTGGGTCTAAGAAGTTTCGGGTAGAACCTCTGAAGGTACAGAAACAATGGGCTCTGGACCCTGCGCTTCGGCTTCAAAATAGGATTGAGCGCAAAAACTTAATTCGCCCTTGGCGCGGATCTTTCGCGAGTAGGAGCCGTTTGATTTCAGGACCTTGGTCTGAACATTGTCTTTCATGTAGACTTCGATGAGATGGTCCAGGCTCTCGCGAATCTTTGGATCTTCGACAGGAAAAATGGCTTCGATACGACGGAAGAAGTTGCGGGGCATCCAATCGCCACTGCCCATCAAGTAGACAGCGTCGTCGTTACCATTTTCAAAGTAATAGATGCGTGTATGTTCAAGATAGCGACCAAGAATTGAGGTGACATGGATATTATCGCTGACTCCAGGGAGGCCTGGAACGAGTCCACAGATGCCTCGGACCACCAAGTCTATTTGAACCCCGGCTTGCGATGCTTCGTAGAGGTTCTCGATCGTCTTAGAGTCGATGAGGCTATTACATTTTGCCCAAATACGCGCGGGTTTGCCGGCTTTGGCATTGGCCGCCTCTTTCTTGATTAGCTTTTGGATGCCGCTGTGGAAATTAAAGGGAGCGCAGAGCAGGGTATTAAAGGTTGGTTCACTGCTGAAGCCGGTAAGAGTATTGAATAGATCATGCACCTCGCGGGTGATGTCTTGTCGAGCAGTAAACATGGAGCAATCTGTATAAAGCTTAGCTGTCTTCGGATTGTAGTTGCCCGTGCCGAGGTGACAGTAACGACGCATGTGCTCACCTTCTCGGCGGACCACCAAGGAAGTTTTGCAATGTGTCTTGAGGCCGGTAAGGCCGTAAACGACGTGCACGCCGACTTCTTCAAGTTGTCGGGCCCACGCTATATTGTTGGCTTCATCGAAACGGGCTTTGAGTTCCACCAAGACGGTCACTTGCTTGCCATTGAGAGATGCCTCCTTGAGGGCATTGACGATGGGGGAGTCCCCGCTAGTGCGGTAGAGCGTTTGCTTGATGGCAAAGACGGTAGGGTCCTTTGCCGCTTGTTCGACGAAATCCACAACAGGTGAAAAGCTGTCGAAGGGGTGATGTAGAAATATATCGCGTTCGCGGATTTGAGCAAAAATAGGCTTATGCCCCTGCAACGCCTTGGGCATACGGGGGTAAAATGGGGGAAATTTGAGATCGGGTCGATCGATCTCATCGTAAACCGCCATAAGGCGCGTGAGATTAATATTTCCTCGAATGAAGTAAGTATGTTCAGGACCCAAATTGAGTGCCTTCAACAATTGTTGTAACAGTCCCTCATCAATTCCTTCGCGAATCTCCAAGCGTACTGCATCTCCCTTTCGAATATTGTAGAGTTCTTCTTCGATTTTCAGGAGCAAGTTGTCGACCTCTTCTTCATCGATGTAGAGGTCCGAATTACGCGTAATGCGGAATGCGTAGGCGCCATTTATTTCGTAGCCAGGGAATAGAGTGCCGGCATGTTTTCGGATAATATCGGAGATGAAAACAAACACGGTTTCTTCGGCATTCTCGTGACCTTCGATGCGTACCACCCTGGGAAGAATACGCGGCACAGGGATGATGGCCATGAGTTGTGGGCCACGTTTGCGGCGTGTGTCTTTGAGCCCTACTAAGATGTTGAGAGATTTATTGGCCAGTTGAGGAAACGGGTGAGTGGGGTCGATGGCCAGGGGCGTCAGTACGGGGTAGACTTGCTCTTCAAAATAATGCTTTACCCAAGATTGGCCCGCTTCGCTGAGTCCGTCGATGTCTCGGAAAAAGATGCGTTCCTCAGCGAAGGAGGGGATAATATCGTCCATCCAAGCTCCATACTGATCCTTCACAAGCTTGGTAACCAAGGTATTGATTCGCCTGAGTTGCTCGCGGGGCCCCAAGTTGTCCGGGCCTTTTTCACTCACGCCACTCTCTATCTGCTGCATGATCCCAGAGACACGGATTTCAAAAAATTCGTCCAAGTTCGACGTCACGAAAGCGAGAAACTTCATCCGTTCGCACAAGGGATAGTCTGTGTTTTCCGCCTGCTCTAATACCCGCCGGTTGAATGCGAGCCAACTGAGCTCACGGTTGAAGAAAGGAATCCGCGCACTGCTCTCGGTAGGCATCTCCGCGTTGGCCGGCGCGGGGATGCTTTCACTTTGCGGGCGGCGATTGGAGGTCATCTTTGGAGCTGGGCGGTTGTCGGACATTATCCCGAGCAAAAAGCTGGGCATGGCAATGACAAGTCAACTCAGCCAGATGCTGCGTTCTTCAAGAAATGCGAGTAATCCCGTTTTTCCTAGTTCGCGTCCGGAGCCGGAAGTCCCGCGTCCGCCAAAGGGTATCTCGGGGATGGCCTCCACCACATTGTTCACTGCGAGCATGCTTGACTTGAGAGCCGTCAAGATGCCTATGAGATCGCTTTCAGCTCGCTGAGTAAATATGCCACCACCTAGGGTCTGAGAGTTGGCGTTGGCCAGAGCAATCGCGCCATCGAGATCGTCCGCTGGAAATAGGCTTACAATGGGTCCGAAAAACTCCCTACTTTGAGGGAGCATAGTCTCGCTACAATCTGTCAAGACGACGGGAGCGAAGAAAGGTTCAGAATCGGGTAGGCCATCCGTAGGCATCCGATAAGCCAAATGAGCGCCCTGCTTGACGCTTTCAGTCACAAATCCGTCCATACGATCGACACGGTTTTTGTCGGGTAGGGGGCCGATTTCTGTTTTTGGGTCCTCTGGTATCCCCAGTTTCATCTCTGACAGTTCGGCGATCACTTGCTCGGTGAAACGTGGGTATACAGCGCGTTCTACGATCATGCGTTTCGGGCTTATACATCGTTGTCCAGCATAGCTCATGCGCTCGCGTACCAGAGTGTGTGCGGCGGTTTCGAGGTCTGCATCTGCTGCGACGATGTATGCATCATTGCCTCCCATTTCTAATATCGAGTGGATTCCTTGCCGCTTCGCAATCGAGGCAAGTTTGAGGCCGGCTGGAGTAGAGCCCGTAAAGGACAGACCATCTACTTCACAGTAGGTGAGCATGTCCTCGACCTTATCATGAGAAATGTTTTGCACCGAAAATTCAGACTCTGGAATGCCGGTGAGTCGAAAAATCTCCTCGAGTTTTTTTGCACATTCAAAACCCCGACCGGCAGGTTTAACGATGACGTTATTTCCTGTGAGCCAAGTTGAAAGGGTGCTGCGAACGATCTTCCAGAAGGGCATATTCCAGGGCATCACTGCGAGCACGGTTCCCATCGGCTGTATGGCGCGCAGTGTCTGTCTCCCTGAAGGTGCTATCCTGACTTCTGCCTGAAGCATTCTTTCGATCTCATTCAAGAGGTAATTCGCAAGCCAAGTGCATCGATCGATCTCGTTGAGGGCATCTGATACCGGTATGCGCACGTGATCCACTGCGCACTGAGCAAGCTGTTCGCGGTGAGCCGAGATCATGTCTTTCCATGCCGGAAGGAGCTCCAGACGATCTCTCAGTATCGAAGGCTTGGCTAGCTTTTGGATTGAATCTCGATTCATGAGCGGAGTGTCTTTGGGATCGAGTAGAGATTTTATTAGTTCAATCAACTGCTAAATTACTCTGATTAAGATCGTTATAGATAGTTGATCTTAGAAATTAGCTTATGTCAGGTGATCGTATCGGTTTTACAGGCACGAATTTTTGTCATTGGGTGACCATGAAAATCAGTAATACTTAGATGGATACTACGCCTTTAGAGAGTCGCCGGGTGCTACTAGGCGTCACGGGTTCGATTGCAGCTTACAAAGTGGCAGACTTGGTAAGTCAGCTCGTCAAGCTGGGGGCTTTGGTTGATGTGGTAATGACAGAATCGGCTACCCGGATCATCGCTCCAATCACGTTGCAGACATTGTCTCGCCGTCCAGTATCGGTAGATCTCTGGGAAGAGGGCAATGGATGGCAGCCAGGGCATATTGAGCTGGCGGATGCCGCGGACATCATGGTGGTCGCCCCGGCTACCGCAAACTCGCTGGCTCAGTTCACCCATGGTTTAGCACCCGATCTGCTGAGTAACATTTACCTAGCGACACCGGCACCTGTGATTTTGGCACCCGCCATGAACGGTAAGATGCTTCATCATCCGGCAACTCAGGGAAACCTAAAAGTTCTCAGGGAGCGCGGTCATCATGTGGTGGAACCTGTTCCCGGAATGTTAGCTTGCGGCTATGAAGGAGATGGGAAGCTAGCTCCCGTTGAGTCGATTCTGGACAAGATCGTCGAGATCCTACCGGGGAATTAGGTGTTTTCGGGAACATGAGCGCAGACGGGTATATTCTTCCGCAGAACTCGATCCTCAACCCGGAAGACGAGTTTGGAGATTTTCAGATCGTTGAGTTGATCGGAAAGGGCCTGATCGGAAAAATCTATTCCACAGTTCATATGGATACCAACGAGTCCTTCGCACTCTGCGTGATTCCTTATCGTGCTAGCACGGATCTGCGTTTTGGAGCTCGCATCCAAAACTTTGTAAACGAGTCGCAGCATTACAATCACCCAGGTTTCCCAAAAGTCCATGGCTGTTCGGTGATTCAGGGGCGTTTTTGTATCCAAATGGATCCCATCCACGGGCGTAGTTTACAGGTTATTTACGACGAGAAAGAGCAAGGGCTCGTCGGGACACACTCAGGATTAGTTTGGTGCCAGACCCAGGCTATCGAGAAAGGTGACATTTCGCTCCCGCCTAAGCTGTGTTTTGATGAAGCGTCAGTGAGCCAGGTGCTACGCAATTTGGCCGAGATGTTGACTGTTGTGCAAAGCCAGCGAGGTGCTGTGCTGAGTCTCTCACCTTCGTATATCTTTATTGATGATGAGCTGAACGTTCAGGTGGCATTGAGTGGGTTGATGGCGACTATGGGTCAGTCCCTGTTCGGTGAGATCGTTTCATCGGAGATTTCACCAGTTGGACCAGAATCCCAGTGTCGTGCAATTTCAGTGATTGATGTCCTGAGTCCCGAGGCTCAGCAAGGAGGCGAGCCGCATGTGAAATCCGACCTGTTTTCAGTTGGCGTAGTTGCATATTGGATGTTGACGGGACAGTTTCATGCGGCCCTTCCGATTGAGGTGCCCCTGAAGGAAATGCGGCCAGATTTAAGGTTGGACTGGGTGCCCATTTTGGAGCCGCTGATCGACCCAGACTTGGATCAACGGATGGCATCTCCCCAGACGCTTACTTCTCTGATCGATAATTTGGGTGATGGTTCAACTCACGCTGAGCCACCGCTTGCCGAGAATGCAGTGGAAAAACGGAAGGGCTCCAAATCTCGAAAAGAAAAGCAAAAGGCATCTTTAAGGCGGTCGCAGCCTAAAGCTAGCGGGAAGCAACGTGGTCTCCTGCTTACTTTCGGGCTCGGACTCGGGACACTTTTCATCGTCGGTGCCTTAGCTTATTTCTTGATTCCAATGGTACTGAGTGAGCCTGAACCAGAACCGGTAGCAGCTCCGGTTATACAGTATATGGG from Opitutales bacterium harbors:
- a CDS encoding fatty acid desaturase, whose translation is MSHTTGLPERNEWRKIVAPYQKSSALRSGFQVVNSIGPYLALTAFNFWLAPQAPLLAALLAVLTAGFMVRIFIIQHDCGHGSFLKKKRSADMLGFLCGLITFTPYLYWRRSHNAHHASSGNLSSRGIGDIKTATIKEYESYSLARRIWYKVYRNPLFLFVIGAPFQFLILHRLPDAHSVDWHKERRELFVHNLILLTIVTALLINFGFATTFLAYFLPMWVAAAVGSWLFYVQHQYEDAYWEHNDDWNYTEAAIKGSSMYKLPKILQWFSGNIGYHHVHHLTPKIPNYLLEQCHNNHKMFEEAPTLTILSSIKCAFLSLWDEDRKRLISFSEYRRMRAEHAA
- a CDS encoding phosphoribosyl-AMP cyclohydrolase, translated to MNQHEREEDSTLELDFSKLKKVAECGQDLIPAVAQNASTGEVLMVGYANETALNYTRESGLATFWSSSRNELWIKGKTSGDSLHIEDIRVNCEQNSILYLVRPQGKGTCHTKDETGTSRSGCYYRRITDDGSLSHL
- the hemG gene encoding protoporphyrinogen oxidase; the encoded protein is MPDPHQLDVAILGAGITGLPAAWKLKEAGRAVRVFEKNRRIGGPIESYRSHGFLFEKGPNTIQVDGQDLLDTFNGLGIGDQLIESNPIANKRYILRDGSPVALPMSPKSLLTTPAFSWKAKGRILAEPFIPGGDASDESLAETVRRRFGQEIVDYAVNSFIAGIYAGSPEEISTRYGFPKIYELEQRHGSLIKGMLRSQKAKRDSEDTFKTRLISFRDGLETLPKAIERQLPNEIELGAHLSQIEHRSGSWSLKTQSGEYSAKHLLVCLPSSGISALPWPKEIATELTPLKTISHPPVTALNLGFARDQISHPLDGFGLLVPEVEPASILGVMFNSTLFPGRAENGQVALTVFVGGSRQPELTQLTDSELESMVISDLQRFLGLSGSPMFNRRVDWPRAIPQYDRNFGTILDTFQSIETSHPGIHFCGHVRDGIALPKCIRSGLNAASRFQLL
- the hemE gene encoding uroporphyrinogen decarboxylase — encoded protein: MNSRQRFLNALSHQPVDRPPVWVMRQAGRYLPEYRALKEKYSFLELVKSPEMAEEVTIQPLRRFPLDAAIIFSDILVIPEALGVPYSFREQGGISIDRQITSSDDVRSLDSSEISQKLNYVAEALKRVRNSIGEEKTLLGFGGSPWTLAAYMLEGGSSNNWHAAKAFFVTQRDAYEQLMHTIVEATVDYFKMQVAAGVDAIQIFDSWGAACPGHWYEAMSLRWIREIIAGLEGLVPIIVYAKGMAHHHESIAQTGAQALSVDWSVPIHELKATVGDRLVLQGNLDPSVLDTTPEITRNAVHEILTNMAPHTGYIFNLGHGIHPTAKIANMEALVNTVVDFPS
- the hemF gene encoding oxygen-dependent coproporphyrinogen oxidase → MLQTSSQAEAMRAFLLEFQDRLCEQLIEADGGEHAFIEDAWDRPQGGGGRTRVIADAGVFEKGGVNFSDVAGDKLPPSATANRPEIAGSAFRAMGVSLVLHPRNPYIPTSHMNVRYFESISQTGAPVWWFGGGFDCTPYYGFKEDAVHWHQQAQAACLPFGDALYPRFKKWCDDYFHIKHRNEARGVGGLFYDDFDEGGFDHAFAFTQSVAEHYAKAYIPIIERRKDVPYGQRELDFQHYRRGRYVEFNLVYDRGTIFGLQSGGRTESILMSLPKHVSWQYQWEPDIGTPEAALYTDFLPVRDWLTP
- the ppk1 gene encoding polyphosphate kinase 1 produces the protein MSDNRPAPKMTSNRRPQSESIPAPANAEMPTESSARIPFFNRELSWLAFNRRVLEQAENTDYPLCERMKFLAFVTSNLDEFFEIRVSGIMQQIESGVSEKGPDNLGPREQLRRINTLVTKLVKDQYGAWMDDIIPSFAEERIFFRDIDGLSEAGQSWVKHYFEEQVYPVLTPLAIDPTHPFPQLANKSLNILVGLKDTRRKRGPQLMAIIPVPRILPRVVRIEGHENAEETVFVFISDIIRKHAGTLFPGYEINGAYAFRITRNSDLYIDEEEVDNLLLKIEEELYNIRKGDAVRLEIREGIDEGLLQQLLKALNLGPEHTYFIRGNINLTRLMAVYDEIDRPDLKFPPFYPRMPKALQGHKPIFAQIRERDIFLHHPFDSFSPVVDFVEQAAKDPTVFAIKQTLYRTSGDSPIVNALKEASLNGKQVTVLVELKARFDEANNIAWARQLEEVGVHVVYGLTGLKTHCKTSLVVRREGEHMRRYCHLGTGNYNPKTAKLYTDCSMFTARQDITREVHDLFNTLTGFSSEPTFNTLLCAPFNFHSGIQKLIKKEAANAKAGKPARIWAKCNSLIDSKTIENLYEASQAGVQIDLVVRGICGLVPGLPGVSDNIHVTSILGRYLEHTRIYYFENGNDDAVYLMGSGDWMPRNFFRRIEAIFPVEDPKIRESLDHLIEVYMKDNVQTKVLKSNGSYSRKIRAKGELSFCAQSYFEAEAQGPEPIVSVPSEVLPETS
- a CDS encoding aldehyde dehydrogenase family protein, with protein sequence MNRDSIQKLAKPSILRDRLELLPAWKDMISAHREQLAQCAVDHVRIPVSDALNEIDRCTWLANYLLNEIERMLQAEVRIAPSGRQTLRAIQPMGTVLAVMPWNMPFWKIVRSTLSTWLTGNNVIVKPAGRGFECAKKLEEIFRLTGIPESEFSVQNISHDKVEDMLTYCEVDGLSFTGSTPAGLKLASIAKRQGIHSILEMGGNDAYIVAADADLETAAHTLVRERMSYAGQRCISPKRMIVERAVYPRFTEQVIAELSEMKLGIPEDPKTEIGPLPDKNRVDRMDGFVTESVKQGAHLAYRMPTDGLPDSEPFFAPVVLTDCSETMLPQSREFFGPIVSLFPADDLDGAIALANANSQTLGGGIFTQRAESDLIGILTALKSSMLAVNNVVEAIPEIPFGGRGTSGSGRELGKTGLLAFLEERSIWLS
- a CDS encoding phosphopantothenoylcysteine decarboxylase, with translation MDTTPLESRRVLLGVTGSIAAYKVADLVSQLVKLGALVDVVMTESATRIIAPITLQTLSRRPVSVDLWEEGNGWQPGHIELADAADIMVVAPATANSLAQFTHGLAPDLLSNIYLATPAPVILAPAMNGKMLHHPATQGNLKVLRERGHHVVEPVPGMLACGYEGDGKLAPVESILDKIVEILPGN